A portion of the Gossypium arboreum isolate Shixiya-1 chromosome 8, ASM2569848v2, whole genome shotgun sequence genome contains these proteins:
- the LOC108469745 gene encoding protein TAB2 homolog, chloroplastic isoform X2 yields the protein MATLSFNSTRIKSPSLQSHKPFSKSHFSTKPNNVPFLFPSKTHPQLHRFKPNSISESSVSVPEEAFDDAEEDDPTSELSYLDSETDPSSVTEWELDFCSRPILDIRGKKIWELVVCDSSLSLQYTKYFPNNVINSVTLKDAMETISEDLGVPLPEKVRFFRSQMQTIITKSCKELGIKPVPSKRCLSLLLWLEERYETIYMRHPGFQKGSKPLLALDNPFPMELPENLFGEKWAFVQLPFSAIREEISSLDERFVFGAGLDLDLLGIEVDDNTLIPGLAVASSRAKPLAGSLDEWIGSVFSRG from the exons ATGGCAACTCTAAGCTTCAATTCCACACGAATCAAATCCCCATCTCTCCAATCCCACAAACCCTTCTCCAAATCCCACTTTTCCACAAAACCCAACAACGTACCATTCCTTTTTCCATCTAAAACCCATCCACAGCTCCACCGTTTTAAACCAAATTCCATATCCGAAAGCTCAGTGTCAGTGCCTGAAGAAGCTTTTGATGACGCTGAAGAAGACGACCCAACTTCAGAATTGAGCTACCTTGACTCGGAGACCGATCCCTCGAGTGTTACGGAGTGGGAGCTGGATTTTTGCTCAAGGCCGATTCTAGATATTAGAGGCAAGAAGATATGGGAACTGGTAGTGTGTGACAGTTCGCTTTCACTTCAATATACCAAGTACTTTCCCAACAATGTTATCAATAGTGTTACTTTAAAAGATGCTATGGAAACCATAAGTGAGGATTTAGGTGTCCCTTTGCCAGAAAAAGTCCGCTTCTTCAG GTCACAAATGCAAACCATAATTACAAAGTCATGTAAAGAGCTTGGCATAAAGCCTGTTCCTAGTAAACGG TGTCTGTCACTGCTTCTTTGGTTAGAAGAACGTTATGAGACTATATACATGCGCCATCCTGGTTTTCAAAAAGGTTCCAAGCCACTTTTGGCATTAGATAACCCTTTCCCAATGGAACTTCCAGAGAACTTATTTGGAGAAAAATGGGCATTTGTCCAGTTACCTTTTTCAG CTATTCGAGAGGAGATTTCGTCGTTGGATGAAAGGTTCGTGTTTGGTGCTGGTTTAGATTTGGATTTGCTGGGAATTGAAGTTGATGACAATACATTGATTCCAGGACTTGCAGTGGCTTCTTCACGTGCAAAACCTTTGGCAGGCAG CTTGGATGAATGGATTGGAAGTGTGTTCAGTAGAGGCTGA
- the LOC108467410 gene encoding actin-related protein 7, whose protein sequence is MEAAVVDAGSKLLKAGLAVPDQAPSLIMPTQMKRMLEDGSSADNSLLEDVTIDPVVRGCVKDWDAMEDLLHHVLYTGLEWEVGNEGQILFTEPLCTPKAVRERLVQLLFETFNVSGFYASEQAVLSLYAVGRISGCTVDIGHGKIDIAAVLEGAVQHIASRRFEVGGIDLTKLLAQELGKSNPMVNLSLSDVEKLKEQFSCCAEDEVAYDRMLRSCETEEHTLPDGQVIRIGRERFTVGEALFQPSILGLEAHGIVEQLVRSIATVSSENQKQLLENTVLCGGTTSMTGFESRFQKEASLCSSAIRPSLVKPPEYMPENLSVYSAWVGGAILAKVVFPQNQHVTKADYDETGPSVVHRKCF, encoded by the exons ATGGAGGCGGCCGTGGTTGATGCTGGCTCCAAGCTCCTCAAGGCGGGACTTGCCGTCCCAGATCAGGCTCCATCCTTG ATAATGCCTACTCAAATGAAACGCATGCTGGAAGATGGATCATCTGCTGATAATTCATTGTTGGAAGATGTTACCATCGATCCTGTTGTGCGAGGATGCGTTAAAGACTGGGATGCCATGGAAGATTTGTTGCACCATGTTCTATACACGGGCCTTGAATGGGAAGTTGGAAATGAAGGACAAATTTTGTTTACTGAACCGCTTTGTACTCCCAAG GCTGTTAGAGAACGACTGGTGCAATTGCTATTTGAAACTTTTAATGTCTCGGGATTTTATGCGTCGGAACAAGCAGTGTTATCTCTGTATGCTGTCGGGCGTATCTCAGGTTGTACTGTTGATATTGGTCATGGGAAGATAG ACATAGCTGCAGTACTTGAAGGTGCTGTCCAACACATTGCCTCAAGAAGATTTGAAGTTGGAGGTATTGATTTGACAAAGTTACTTGCTCAAGAGCTGGGTAAATCAAATCCTATGGTGAACCTCAGCTTATCTGATGTTGAGAAACTAAAAGAGCAATTCTCGTGTTGTGCCGAAGATGAAGTTGCTTATGACAGAATGCTCAGATCATGTGAAACAGAGGAACATACTCTTCCTGATGGACAG GTGATAAGAATTGGAAGGGAAAGATTTACTGTTGGTGAGGCATTGTTCCAACCATCTATATTGGGCTTAGAAGCTCATGGAATTGTTGAGCAGCTTGTTCGTAGTATTGCAACGGTTTCTTCTGAGAACCAGAAGCAACTGCTAGAAAATACCGTTCTTTGTGGTGGGACTACATCTATGACTG GTTTTGAATCAAGGTTCCAGAAAGAAGCAAGCCTCTGCTCATCAGCAATCCGTCCTTCTCTAGTGAAG CCCCCAGAATATATGCCAGAGAATTTGTCAGTGTATTCAGCATGGGTAGGAGGTGCAATTCTTGCTAAAGTGGTGTTTCCACAAAATCAGCATGTAACAAAGGCAGATTATGATGAGACTGGACCTTCTGTGGTTCATAGAAAGTGTTTTTGA
- the LOC108470102 gene encoding uncharacterized protein LOC108470102 isoform X1: MVKFSAYSLMISSFTPFHSIILKNPRRFSRNIPFNHSTKSRVTSYYQNVQLHTEGVMGASRYLPPLFSVAPMMEWTDNHYRTLARLISKHAWLYTEMLAAETIVYQQGNLDKFLGYSPEQHPIVLQIGGSKLENLAKATELANAYNYDEINFNCGCPSPKVAGHGCFGVRLMLDPKFVGEAMSVIAANTNVPVSVKCRIGVDDHDSYNELCDFIYKVSSLSPTRHFIIHSRKALLNGISPADNRRIPPLKYEFYYALLRDFPDLTFTINGGINSVVEANAALREGAHGVMVGRAAYHYPWQTLGHVDTAIYGAPSSGITRREILQRYQEYGDSVLGKDGNNRPNIREVAKPLLNLFYSEPGNGLWKRKADSAFMHCKTMKSFFEETLVAIPDSVLDAPIAGGVPSGREDLFANVHDLLPPQYHAREEEALYA; the protein is encoded by the exons ATGGTGAAGTTTTCAGCTTATTCTTTGATGATATCGTCATTTACACCTTTTCATTCTATTATCCTGAAAAACCCTCGCAGATTTTCTAGAAATATACCTTTCAACCATTCAACTAAATCAAGGGTCACTTCTTATTACCAAAACGTTCAATTACATACAGAAGGCGTGATGGGTGCTAGTCGCTATCTTCCTCCTCTATTTAG CGTAGCTCCCATGATGGAATGGACTGATAATCATTATAGGACTCTTGCGCGCCTTATCTCCAAACATGCGTGGCTTTACACAGAGATGCTTGCTGCTGAAACTATTGTTTATCAACAAGGGAATCTG GACAAGTTCTTGGGATATTCTCCTGAACAGCATCCTATTGTCCTTCAAATTGGTGGGAGTAAATTAGAAAACTTGGCAAAAGCCACTGAACTTGCTAATGCATACAACTATGATGAGATTAATTTCAA TTGTGGGTGTCCTAGCCCAAAAGTTGCAGGGCATGGGTGCTTTGGTGTGCGTCTTATGCTTGATCCAAAG TTTGTTGGAGAAGCCATGTCAGTCATTGCTGCCAATACAAATGTTCCTGTCAGTGTTAAATGTCGGATTGGTGTTGATGATCATGATTCATATAATGAGCTCT GTGATTTTATCTACAAGGTTTCTTCCCTATCACCAACTAGGCATTTCATCATACATTCACGGAAGGCTCTACTAAATGGCATTAGCCCGGCTGATAACCGAAGAATTCCCCCACTAAA ATATGAGTTCTATTATGCACTCTTGCGTGACTTTCCGGACTTGACGTTTACCATAAATGGAGGCATTAATTCTGTTGTTGAG GCAAATGCAGCTCTAAGAGAAGGAGCTCACGGTGTTATGGTTGGACGAGCTGCATATCACTA CCCCTGGCAAACTCTGGGACATGTTGATACTGCAATATATGGTGCACCAAGTAGTGGTATTACACGCCGCGAG ATCCTTCAACGATATCAAGAATATGGAGACTCTGTTCTGGGAAAAGATGGAAATAATAGACCTAATATCCGAGAAGTAGCGAAG CCTCTACTTAACCTTTTTTACTCGGAGCCTGGAAATGGTCTGTGGAAGCGCAAAGCCGACTCCGCTTTCATGCATTGCAAG ACAATGAAATCCTTCTTCGAGGAAACACTTGTGGCGATACCTGATTCAGTCTTGGATGCACCTATTGCTGGTGGAGTACCATCTGGTCGTGAAGATCTTTTTGCCAATGTACATGATTTATTGCCACCCCAATATCACGCGAGAGAAGAGGAagcattgtatgcttag
- the LOC108470103 gene encoding photosystem II 5 kDa protein, chloroplastic yields MASITMTTSFLSTTNLTKGSPRITQRRLVVANAAKGAQVESVQMSGERKTEGNNGRREMMFAAAAAAICSVAGVATAEPKRGSAEAKKAYAPVCVTMPTARICRN; encoded by the coding sequence ATGGCATCCATCACCATGACAACATCATTCCTTAGCACCACTAACCTCACAAAGGGTTCTCCAAGAATTACCCAGCGGAGACTAGTGGTTGCCAATGCTGCTAAGGGAGCTCAAGTGGAGAGTGTCCAGATGAGCGGTGAGAGGAAAACAGAGGGCAACAATGGCAGGAGGGAGATGATGTTTGCAGCTGCAGCTGCTGCTATTTGCTCGGTTGCGGGGGTTGCAACGGCGGAGCCTAAACGTGGTAGTGCAGAGGCCAAGAAGGCGTATGCTCCTGTTTGTGTTACTATGCCAACTGCTAGGATCTGTCGCAACTGA
- the LOC108467426 gene encoding uncharacterized protein LOC108467426, translated as MDAVRHYDTSWNSSTNWSIADGSLLHSVIFESSLASIAGSDQHEPALDDLTAVDSAPKSPLILCPASPDSGPCEITITFAQSHEVRQIYVRSTGRVYEIYYAPKPQSSNEYLSTVRCGVACRDEEVLLAPNFDESALAHLKGANTKLDEKTLKNDSNSNSNEDDWVEVKAPGTPLLDSGSTVSSNSVVHSGSTQDLYEATAEINDANPCMSITLRLLSLQNKGCVCVDELYVFADPVDIADSETEVSQMGNAGGNSLMAMLAPTLFQLSKTAGFHRIENEVIFGSKTKKQEDGSKSTEPLNFRNEILQEVKPSLANQWEVNLQEAVAATTEPNQHEIPPLKHVTIKPDVTCGHIDRSLNELVSRVSRVEDLLLKFEENMLKPISSIDARLQRVEQQLGELTKNPKTSELPSCTKFSAPEFSCQNSDNYSCNTGNESNQLDDASHEKGILSPNQLDETIYPVNATRLFPRLVVTAPDFSNADDEDDDIALETGSDLSNADDEEDLVASETGSSKDKPKHTMSIDDALASALANFLSSTSIEKEKNIQAPTVKAPEILHEEDGIIDKKVSPASEPCCLDTRDGKDSTTALVPSDCSLERIGEVTCSLNEVNSEQAAKEVVEDYQKQGPCHETVGYIDTPAKHEHQIAGDMGNGEVSSATRKILVLDEMDILNQFLEDHTDDESDIDVERSPGDKEIKGEVAKQDHHEDFLKNFLELSHASSVVNFETPILDVKFTSEDNSINKSPLEALLSDMQVTGTAASCSKKSDDGSLGALLSDMQVTDTAASCSKKSDDSSQPGEDCKLISVDEADVDGMPWNLEVENLEDYPACNNHEIAETNLI; from the exons ATGGATGCTGTCCGCCACTACGACACTTCTTGGAATTCCTCCACCAACTGGTCTATCGCCGATGGTTCCCTCCTTCACTCTGTCATCTTCGAGTCATCATTAGCATCAATCGCCGGATCCGATCAACATGAACCTGCCCTCGATGATCTAACCGCCGTCGATTCCGCTCCTAAATCCCCCCTTATTTTGTGCCCTGCTTCACCTGATTCCGGCCCCTGCGAGATCACCA TTACTTTTGCCCAAAGCCATGAAGTAAGACAGATTTATGTCCGAAGTACTGGTCGGGTATATGAAATATACTATGCTCCTAAACCACAAAGCAGCAATGAGTATCTCAGTACCGTTCGCTGTGGTGTTGCCTGCAGAGATGAAGAAGTGCTTCTTGCACCCAATTTTGATGAATCTGCATTGGCTCATCTGAAAGGAGCCAATACGAAGTTGGATGAGAAGACACTGAAAAATGACAGCAATTCCAACTCGAATGAAGATGATTGGGTTGAAGTGAAAGCTCCTGGTACTCCTTTGCTTGATAGTGGAAGCACTGTGTCATCAAATTCTGTTGTGCACTCAGGTAGCACACAG GATTTATATGAGGCTACTGCTGAGATCAATGATGCAAACCCCTGCATGTCTATTACTCTCCGGTTGCTTTCTCTTCAAAATAAAGGCTGTGTATGTGTTGATGAACTCTATGTTTTTGCTGATCCTGTTGATATAGCTGATTCAGAAACTGAAGTCAGCCAGATGGGAAATGCGGGAGGAAATTCTCTTATGGCTATGCTTGCTCCCACACTTTTTCAGTTATCTAAAACAGCAGGTTTTCACCGCATAGAAAATGAAGTGATTTTTGGctcaaaaacaaagaaacaaGAAGATGGGTCAAAGAGTACTGAACCATTAAATTTTAGAAATGAAATCCTGCAAGAAGTAAAACCCAGTTTAGCCAATCAGTGGGAGGTGAACTTGCAGGAAGCAGTTGCAGCAACTACTGAACCAAATCAACATGAGATCCCCCCACTTAAGCATGTTACAATCAAGCCTGATGTAACATGTGGGCATATTGATAGATCCTTGAATGAGCTTGTTTCTCGAGTCAGTAGAGTAGAAGATCTCCTATTGAAGTTTGAAGAGAACATGCTAAAGCCCATAAGCAGCATTGATGCAAGGCTCCAGCGTGTAGAGCAGCAGCTTGGAGAACTTACTAAGAACCCTAAGACATCTGAATTGCCATCTTGCACAAAATTCTCTGCACCTGAATTTTCCTGCCAGAATTCTGATAATTATTCTTGTAACACTGGTAATGAATCTAACCAACTTGATGATGCATCACATGAGAAGGGTATTTTATCACCTAACCAACTTGATGAAACCATTTACCCGGTAAATGCTACTCGGTTATTCCCAAGACTTGTTGTCACTGCCCCTGATTTTTCCAATGCTGATGATGAGGATGATGACATTGCTTTAGAAACCGGTTCTGATCTGTCCAATGCTGATGATGAGGAAGATCTTGTTGCTTCAGAAACTGGTTCTTCTAAGGATAAACCAAAGCACACCATGTCAATTGATGATGCATTAGCATCTGCCCTTGCCAACTTCCTTTCTTCAACTTCCATAGAGAAAGAGAAGAATATTCAAGCTCCAACTGTAAAAGCTCCTGAAATTTTACATGAAGAAGATGGTATTATTGATAAAAAGGTGTCACCGGCATCTGAACCTTGCTGTCTTGATACAAGAGATGGAAAGGATTCAACAACAGCATTGGTGCCATCCGACTGTTCTTTAGAGAGGATAGGGGAGGTGACATGCTCTCTTAATGAGGTTAATTCTGAGCAAGCAGCTAAAGAAGTTGTTGAAGACTATCAAAAGCAAGGTCCTTGCCATGAGACGGTTGGCTACATTGATACTCCAGCCAAACATGAACACCAGATAGCGGGGGACATGGGAAATGGGGAAGTTAGCAGTGCAACAAGAAAAATTTTGGTTCTTGATGAAATGGATATTCTGAACCAATTCCTCGAAGATCATACTGATGATGAGTCTGATATTGATGTGGAAAGATCTCCTGGGGACAAGGAAATTAAAGGAGAAGTAGCTAAACAAGATCATCATGAAGACTTTCTGAAGAATTTTCTGGAATTATCACATGCTTCTTCTGTAGTGAATTTTGAAACTCCAATCCTGGATGTAAAGTTTACCTCCGAAGACAACTCCATTAACAAGTCGCCTCTTGAAGCCCTTTTGTCTGACATGCAAGTAACAGGTACTGCTGCTTCCTGCTCTAAGAAAAGTGATGATGGTTCCCTTGGAGCCCTTTTGTCAGACATGCAAGTCACAGATACTGCTGCTTCCTGCTCTAAAAAAAGTGATGATAGTTCTCAACCTGGTGAAGATTGCAAGTTGATTTCAGTTGACGAAGCGGATGTGGATGGTATGCCTTGGAACTTGGAGGTCGAAAACCTGGAGGATTATCCTGCATGTAACAACCATGAAATTGCGGAAACAAACCTTATATGA
- the LOC108469745 gene encoding protein TAB2 homolog, chloroplastic isoform X1 → MATLSFNSTRIKSPSLQSHKPFSKSHFSTKPNNVPFLFPSKTHPQLHRFKPNSISESSVSVPEEAFDDAEEDDPTSELSYLDSETDPSSVTEWELDFCSRPILDIRGKKIWELVVCDSSLSLQYTKYFPNNVINSVTLKDAMETISEDLGVPLPEKVRFFRSQMQTIITKSCKELGIKPVPSKRCLSLLLWLEERYETIYMRHPGFQKGSKPLLALDNPFPMELPENLFGEKWAFVQLPFSAIREEISSLDERFVFGAGLDLDLLGIEVDDNTLIPGLAVASSRAKPLAAWMNGLEVCSVEADTSRGCLILSVGISTRYVYATYKKTPTSKSEAEAWEAAKKACGGLHFLAIQEDLDSDDCVGFWLLLDLPPPPV, encoded by the exons ATGGCAACTCTAAGCTTCAATTCCACACGAATCAAATCCCCATCTCTCCAATCCCACAAACCCTTCTCCAAATCCCACTTTTCCACAAAACCCAACAACGTACCATTCCTTTTTCCATCTAAAACCCATCCACAGCTCCACCGTTTTAAACCAAATTCCATATCCGAAAGCTCAGTGTCAGTGCCTGAAGAAGCTTTTGATGACGCTGAAGAAGACGACCCAACTTCAGAATTGAGCTACCTTGACTCGGAGACCGATCCCTCGAGTGTTACGGAGTGGGAGCTGGATTTTTGCTCAAGGCCGATTCTAGATATTAGAGGCAAGAAGATATGGGAACTGGTAGTGTGTGACAGTTCGCTTTCACTTCAATATACCAAGTACTTTCCCAACAATGTTATCAATAGTGTTACTTTAAAAGATGCTATGGAAACCATAAGTGAGGATTTAGGTGTCCCTTTGCCAGAAAAAGTCCGCTTCTTCAG GTCACAAATGCAAACCATAATTACAAAGTCATGTAAAGAGCTTGGCATAAAGCCTGTTCCTAGTAAACGG TGTCTGTCACTGCTTCTTTGGTTAGAAGAACGTTATGAGACTATATACATGCGCCATCCTGGTTTTCAAAAAGGTTCCAAGCCACTTTTGGCATTAGATAACCCTTTCCCAATGGAACTTCCAGAGAACTTATTTGGAGAAAAATGGGCATTTGTCCAGTTACCTTTTTCAG CTATTCGAGAGGAGATTTCGTCGTTGGATGAAAGGTTCGTGTTTGGTGCTGGTTTAGATTTGGATTTGCTGGGAATTGAAGTTGATGACAATACATTGATTCCAGGACTTGCAGTGGCTTCTTCACGTGCAAAACCTTTGGCAG CTTGGATGAATGGATTGGAAGTGTGTTCAGTAGAGGCTGATACCAGTCGCGGTTGCTTGATCCTATCCGTTGGAATATCTACTCGTTACGTTTATGCAACCTACAAGAAAACTCCGACATCTAAAAGTGAAGCTGAAGCTTGGGAAGCAGCAAAGAAGGCATGTGGAGGATTACATTTCCTTGCCATCCAAGAGGACTTGGACTCTGATGATTGTGTAGGTTTCTGGCTCTTGTTGGACTTGCCCCCACCCCCTGTATAA
- the LOC108470102 gene encoding uncharacterized protein LOC108470102 isoform X2: MGASRYLPPLFSVAPMMEWTDNHYRTLARLISKHAWLYTEMLAAETIVYQQGNLDKFLGYSPEQHPIVLQIGGSKLENLAKATELANAYNYDEINFNCGCPSPKVAGHGCFGVRLMLDPKFVGEAMSVIAANTNVPVSVKCRIGVDDHDSYNELCDFIYKVSSLSPTRHFIIHSRKALLNGISPADNRRIPPLKYEFYYALLRDFPDLTFTINGGINSVVEANAALREGAHGVMVGRAAYHYPWQTLGHVDTAIYGAPSSGITRREILQRYQEYGDSVLGKDGNNRPNIREVAKPLLNLFYSEPGNGLWKRKADSAFMHCKTMKSFFEETLVAIPDSVLDAPIAGGVPSGREDLFANVHDLLPPQYHAREEEALYA; the protein is encoded by the exons ATGGGTGCTAGTCGCTATCTTCCTCCTCTATTTAG CGTAGCTCCCATGATGGAATGGACTGATAATCATTATAGGACTCTTGCGCGCCTTATCTCCAAACATGCGTGGCTTTACACAGAGATGCTTGCTGCTGAAACTATTGTTTATCAACAAGGGAATCTG GACAAGTTCTTGGGATATTCTCCTGAACAGCATCCTATTGTCCTTCAAATTGGTGGGAGTAAATTAGAAAACTTGGCAAAAGCCACTGAACTTGCTAATGCATACAACTATGATGAGATTAATTTCAA TTGTGGGTGTCCTAGCCCAAAAGTTGCAGGGCATGGGTGCTTTGGTGTGCGTCTTATGCTTGATCCAAAG TTTGTTGGAGAAGCCATGTCAGTCATTGCTGCCAATACAAATGTTCCTGTCAGTGTTAAATGTCGGATTGGTGTTGATGATCATGATTCATATAATGAGCTCT GTGATTTTATCTACAAGGTTTCTTCCCTATCACCAACTAGGCATTTCATCATACATTCACGGAAGGCTCTACTAAATGGCATTAGCCCGGCTGATAACCGAAGAATTCCCCCACTAAA ATATGAGTTCTATTATGCACTCTTGCGTGACTTTCCGGACTTGACGTTTACCATAAATGGAGGCATTAATTCTGTTGTTGAG GCAAATGCAGCTCTAAGAGAAGGAGCTCACGGTGTTATGGTTGGACGAGCTGCATATCACTA CCCCTGGCAAACTCTGGGACATGTTGATACTGCAATATATGGTGCACCAAGTAGTGGTATTACACGCCGCGAG ATCCTTCAACGATATCAAGAATATGGAGACTCTGTTCTGGGAAAAGATGGAAATAATAGACCTAATATCCGAGAAGTAGCGAAG CCTCTACTTAACCTTTTTTACTCGGAGCCTGGAAATGGTCTGTGGAAGCGCAAAGCCGACTCCGCTTTCATGCATTGCAAG ACAATGAAATCCTTCTTCGAGGAAACACTTGTGGCGATACCTGATTCAGTCTTGGATGCACCTATTGCTGGTGGAGTACCATCTGGTCGTGAAGATCTTTTTGCCAATGTACATGATTTATTGCCACCCCAATATCACGCGAGAGAAGAGGAagcattgtatgcttag